The DNA segment TTCAACAGGAGGCCCAACGAGTTTGGGCCAACTCTATGACTTAAGCGTGTGATTCTGCTTGAGCGTGTGAGTGGGAATAACTGTGTCCAAGCGTTCCCTAGAATTTTATTTTGGGTTATAGAGATTgtgaggaagaggaggaagagggtTGTGTATGGTCAACCTAGGATCAGGTGTGGTGCCTTGACTTTAACAAAGTGCAGGAGTTGGGGCAGAAGGTGATGGCTATGGGAGCCTGGAGGAGCAGTGGGGACGCGAGCTGTATGTGGACCATGACAGCGGAGTGTATTAGATTagctgcgagagaggtgttaggggtctcgaaggGTTTCTCTGGCGGTCACAAAGGTGACTGGTGGTGGAGTGAGGAGGTACAAGAGAATGTGGAAGCTAAGAAAGCGGTGTACTTGAAGCTTGTAGAGAGCATGGACGAGGAGGCAAAGGAGAATGGACAAGGAGGGGGTATATGAGGGGTAAGAAGGAGGCGAAGTTAGCGGTTACGGCGGCTAAGATTGCGGCGTTTGGGCGTCTGTAGGATGAGCTTGGGGCCAAAGGCGGGGACAAGAAGTTATACAGGCTAGCCAAGGTGAGAGAGAGAGGAAGGCACATGATCTGGATCAAGTTAAGTGCATCAAAGATGAGGAAAGTAGAGTTTTGATGGAAGAGGCTCAGATTAGACGAAGATGGCAGACATATTTCTATAAACTCCTAAATGAAGAGGGTGATAAGAATATTGTGCTGGGCGATTTGGAGCACTCCGAGGATCGCCGGGATTTCGGGTATTGTAGGCGCATAAGAGTAAAGGAGGTCGAGGGGGCTATGCGCAAGATGCACAAGGGTAGAGCAACCGGGCCAAACGAAATCCctgtggaattttggaagaatgCGGGTAGGGCAggtttggagtggctcactaggctGTTCAATGTCATTTTTAGGACGAAAAAGATGTCcgaagaatggaggtggagtacgatgattcCGTTATATAAGAACAAGGGCGATATACAAAGTTACAATAATTATAGGGGGATTAAGCTGCTTAGCCATAcgatgaaagtttgggagagggtgagGAGCAGTGTGTCCATTTCTGAGAACCATTTTGGTTTCATGCTGGGGCGTTCGACTATGGAAGCTATTCATCTGGTGAGGAGATTGGTGGAGCGGTATAGAGAGatgaagaaggacttgcatatggtgttcattgacctagaAAAAGCTTATGACAAGGTCCTGATAGAGGTGCTTGGAAGCTAAAGGAGTCCCAGTAGCCTatattaaggtgattaaggacatgtatgatggagctaagactcgggttaggacggTGGGAGGAGACTCAGAACACTTTTTGGTTGTGATGGGGTTGCACCGGGGATCAActcttagcccatttctattttccTTGGCGACGGACGCATTGACGCGACACATTCAAGGAGATgggccatggtgtatgttatttgctggtgacatagttctgattgatgagataCAGGGTGGTGTTaatgagaggctggaggtttggaggcaAACCCTAGAGTCTAATGAATTCAAGTTAAGCAGGACCAAGacggaatacttggagtgcaagttcaacaACGATACCCAGGAAGCAGACATGGAGGTGATGCTTGATACACAAGTTATctccaagagaggtagtttcaaatatcttggatctataatacaaggtaacagggagattgatgaggatgtcacgCACCGTATCGGAGctggatggatgaagtggaggctcgcttccggtgtcttgtgtgataaaAATGTACCGCtgagacttaaaggtaagttctacaaggttgtagttagaccgactatgttgtatggcgCAGAGTGTTGGCCGATCAAGAACACTCATGTCCAGAAGGTAAAAGTAGCTGAGATGAGGATGTTAAGGTGGATGTCTGGGCATACCaggttggataagattaggaatgaagttattcgggattAGGTGGGAGTGGCTTCTGTGGAGGAAAAGATGCGTGaggcgaggttgagatggttcgggcatgttaagaggagaagtatAGAAGCACCGGTCAGAAGGTGCGAGAGGTTAGCCTCAGTGGGTATCaggaggggtagaggtaggcctaatAAGTCTTGGGACGAGGTTATTAGGCGGGACATGGCGCAACTGGAGttgactgaggacatggccctagatAGCAAGGTGTGGATGCCGAGGATTAGGGTAGAAAGCTAGTAAGTAGTCGAGCGCATCTCTTTGTCTTTCCCAGTTCGCTAGCATTAGCGTTAGTATGTTATCGTTTTATTCATAGATTGCTATTATTACCTAGAGTTTAACTGCTTTCTTGGCTtcagtatttttatcttattgtTATTCCTTCTTGTTGCCATTACTTTTGTCATCCGTTCTCCAGCCGAGGGTATATCAGAAATAACCCCTCTGTCCTTCTAGGAGTAGGGGTAATGTTGCGTACATCTCACACTCCCCAGACCTCATTTGTGGGAAAATACTgggcttgttgttgttgtatgtttcAAATCCTTCAGCTTTTAAATGAAACATAGTCAAGCATTTGAAATAAATCCAAAATAACGGCtcttgggtttatattttgaaatccAACTAAAAGTATATCCCAACGGGTACAAAAGTTGGGATTGCGTATTTGAAATTACTATAGAGCCAACTTCCTCCATCTCAGCATGCCcttaattatttttttgataGCTATAGTGTACTTCGACTAGTTCCACGGGGTACCTGCTACTCAACAATGCCTTTATATTATTGGACTGTTGTAGAGATGTTGGGATCCTTCCTCAAGCTAATTTACGTATTATGTTTCTGCATCCTTACTCAAGCTAATTGAAGTATTATGTTTCTGCATATGCAAAATCTGAGCCAGTGTGAAGTAGCACTATTTATCCAAATCATGGCGGATGTTCTATTGTTTTCTCTTAAGTTTTACCTAATTGAATTAATTGATTAATATCTTGATCGATTACTTCTGAAAAGTTAAAAGGGATAATCGGACTGTGaatatagcttgtttggccaagcttcaaaaatcaacttattttgaaaaatgtttgttctcaaaagtacttttggtgagaaactGTTTGTatttggttaattaatttgaaaagcacttctgagcagcaattagtttttggccaagtttttaaaaaatgctAAGTATATTCttcttaaaagtgcttttcaaaaaagtgtttttgaggagaagctactttttttctgctcctccaaaactgcttctgcttctactcaaaaacactttttttttcttttaaaagcttggtcaaacacttcaactttgaaaaaagcaccttttttgttaaaaaaaaaaagtggtTTTGGctttggagaagtttggccaaacatgctaatAGTATCCTTTACATTCCATACAGTTCATGCCTCAAATATTTCCTCGTACATAACCAACACGATCTTATGAAGAGTAAGAAAAAAAGCAGGGAAGCTTGAGAATTTACTCAGTATATAGTTATCGACAACGCTGTCTTGGTGTTTTATGCTGTTCGGTAGTCATATCACTAATGATTTCTCTAATCAGGTCTTTAAATATTAAGCGCTCAACATCCAATACCAACAGTGGGATCTCATTGTGATGATTTGTCCAATCTTCTGATTGATGCATCATATCTTTATTTAGAATGCTGATCAATTCATCATCTTCAGAGTCCATGCTAACATCTCTTTTAGAATTGAAATGGTCTATCTCTGACTTAAGTTCTTTCAGAAGCTGCATTGCATTCCAACACTTTCTCTGCATTAAATTGTTATCTGAACCTAGTTTGCGGACAAGAATCTCATTGACGGTGTCAAATATGATTTTCCTACTTGTCTTATGATCAAATTTTATCTGAGCAATCTCTTCACTGTGTTCTTCAGTTGCTAGCAAACTGCTTTCCTCAGTCTGCTCTACGATGTCGAACAACTTTGGGTTGATCAAATGGCTGGGTGAGTGAAGCTGAATGGTTGTGGACATGGAGGCCACATCTTTTAGAAGGCCAGATGACAGTAGTATCTTAGTAATGTATCTGTGGTCTGGATCGTGGTTCTGGCATAAGGATGTGGAGGCCACATCTTTTAGAAGGCCAGATGACAGTAGTATCTTAGTAATGTATCTGTGGTCTGGATCGTGGTTCTGGCATAAGGATGTGGAGGCCACATCTTTTAGAAGGCCAGATGACAGTAGTATCATAGTAATGTATCTGTGGTCTGGATCGTGGTTCTGGCATAAGGGTGCAAGTTGATCCATGTTTGCTTCGTGGATGGTGGAGTTTGGTTTTTTGAGTTCATGAACCAATTCATCCTTGCTTTCTAATAtcttatggttggactcgatgtCAAGGTCAAGTCTGGTCCTGTAAGGTGAATGATCTAGGTCATCTCGACACCAAACATCCGGACCTGCAAAACCATCATCTGTTAAGGTGGAAATGGACAGAGAAGATTATTAGTAGTCAAGTCATGCTTCAACACCAAATTCAATTCTAGCAAAACTCTTTCTGCAGGTGACGTTCTTCCATCTgtttattttcttaataataaaataaatttcctgccctttttcttcttttaaattttcTGATAATATGAATAAGGGAATCTAAACATGTTCAAGTGTAATCATAGGGACTTGTTCTCGTCCAAGTTATGTGCCTCAGTCACATAAGTGGCCTCCAATTTGTGGCTAAGATTATTAATATTCTATGTGGTACTCATTATCTCTTGGCATGTGAACATATGCATAACTCCTTTAGGTGCTATTTTCTAAGTTAAGTTTAATTAGCCCTAATAAAATGATGACGGTCACTAAGAATTACATAATGATGTTAAACTAAAGGTGGAGCTGAGACATGCAGTTTAGAGAAAGAAATAGAACGAAACAAGCCTTACTTTCCAGAGTGCAGTATCCAAGTTGTCATCTGTGAACTAAGCCATATAtaatttccttttccttttgtttcAAGTGATATATTGAACTCTGCTATTGTGCTTTATGTTCCTCCATATAGTGCTTTTTCCTGGACACTATGATTATCTCTAGTTTGCATCTAAAACAGATGATTTAGAGAAATAGAATGATACCTCTAAAAGCAGTCACAACGTTCTTCTTGACTGGAGATGGTGAATCTCCGACATAGAATATAGCATTAAGCACTGAGACATGACTTAGTTGTTCAACTGTTGCTATTGCAAGTTCATTCGTTGGTGTGTCTTCACTAAGCCTCAATGTGTCACCCTGGACCGTGTCAAAGTCAACGTCAGCAAGTGTTCATACATAGAAAAACAGATGTAAAAATTGGAAGTCACTTACTCTTTCTTTATTGTCCTCTTGCCTCTTAGCATCAATCTGGAAGGAACAATTTGTGCTTGCTTCTGTTTCTGCATGTGACTCCAAACTGTTGTTGATTTCCGTTAGAACAGAAACTGCACCAGCATGCTCACTTAAATTTCTTTTGTAACTGCTGATTTCAGTTAGATCATCAGTTTGTTgcatattgctaggttttgcTTTCTGATTCCTTTTTGAAGACCCTAGTTCTTTAATTTGCTTAATTGATTGCCTTTTAACCTTGCTGGTTCCTGATGATTGAATGGTCTGACAAGCTTGTTTGTCCATGCACTGTTGCTTCTGCTGTAGTCTTGGACTTAAAGTTCCATAATTCTTTCCTAGTACAGGACTGGAAGTTCCTTCCCTTTGTTGACAAGAGGTTGTTTGCACTGCCTTTAATGTTCTTCCTTTAGTCTTCTTATCTGGGGAAGGAAGATAACGGCCAGAGCACGTGGCATTGTACGTTCTAGGTGTCATACCTTTGGATGTTTGCTTGTCAACTGTGTCATCTTTGTTATATACAAGCTCTTGAGTGTAAATTTCTTGAAATTTGGAGACATTTGCAGTTGGGGCAGCGGAACTTGCGAGTctgattttatcattttgttcggCTGGTTTTGGTGTCAAATTTGACGATTCTGATCTTTTTGGTGGGTAAGTCACCTTTTTAGTTAGTGATGGTGGGCTACGTTGCTTCCTCTGCTGCACTGATTGCAACTCAGCATCAGATGCCTGCGGAGCTCTTTGGCCTTCTAACCTTTCTCTTGTCTTCTGCATTGCCTGAAGTGTCTGTTTCAGAGCGCTGAGATCACTCCCAGCCCTTCTGAACTCTAGTTCTATTGTCCTTTTCTCAATTTCGCAATAAACAGAGTAAGAAAGGTGTGGACTCTGTGGTGAAGCTTCCATATCCTTGTATCTGACAGATGTTTTTTTGGAGGCTCGACTGGCCTCTTGTTGCCTCCAGCTAGCAGATTCTTGTGGAAGCCCTGAAGATGAGGCAGATCTCATGATTGAGTTGGTGGATTTCATCTGCGGAGAGGCAAAATCCCATTTCAAAATCTGTGGTGACATGGTAACTTGATTTGTCTTGCTCTTTCGAGCTGATCTTGTTGATATAAAAATAGAATCCTTAGCCGAGGAAGTGTTAGGTGTCACAATCTCAGTATCAGTTGAGGGAACAGGATTTGGAAAAGGTTCCAACCCCATTAGCTTTGCTACAATGCTGGAAGATCGATTACGACATTGCAGTTCTTGATCCCCTAAAAGAAAATTTGATCTGGATTCAGAGGCTGATCTCCTCAAGGACTGTTGTCTGCTGTCCAGTGACAATCTAGGAAGATCTTTTAGCTTCATCATAGACTGCATCGTTTCTGTTGACTCTCTTCCATCACATGAGAAACAAGGACGGTCCTTTGGTGCACACTGTAGGAAACCAACTTTATCTTCCTCTGCGTTCCAATGTGCTTCACAAAGCTTTGCAGGACCACGTGCTGTTCCACTGGATGCCTTCCCATAATTCGAGTGCTGAAGAGGCCTCGGAGAATCTATGTGCTTCATCACGCGGACTCTACCTTCTACTTTAGCAACAGTTTTTACAGATAAACTGCGGGTGTCCCTGTACATTGAGTCCTTAACTACATCTCGGAGATCAGGAGAGTGTCGACCTGAATGAGAAAGACTTGATTGCTTGGCTGGTAGGATTTGTGAAGGAGATTCTGATAAGTTACTTAGAGAACGACAAAGTGGCGCTTGTtgtactcttttgttgtcctgcAGTGTTGAAGAAGTAGATGGACTTAAAAAAGAGCAGGAGGAGGCTTTCAATGTGTCGTTTGAGGGCAACTCTCTTGCTGTGATAGCTTCCTGCAGTTTCCGATCACACCATTAAGTCTTTATAGGTTGATTTAGAGATGCTTGGATGAATGATTAGTTCAAGATTAAACCATTTGTTCAAAATCTTACTATTTCAATTTCTGTTGCATATTTGGCTGCCATATCGTTCATCGCACCTTCAAGATAGAACAACCAACAGTGAGATTCTCTTCACGTAATGCAGATAAGATTCAACTTCTACACTATACAAAGTTACTTGTTGTAGGTCATTTTAGTCTGATGTTGTAATAGAGTTATATATTGCCAGTGCGCAGAAGTTGAACTCATTCAAGTAAACGGTCTAGTTAATTTGAGCGAATT comes from the Nicotiana tabacum cultivar K326 chromosome 14, ASM71507v2, whole genome shotgun sequence genome and includes:
- the LOC107814804 gene encoding protein LONGIFOLIA 1-like; translation: MSARIVSSLADENSHVQKQIGCINGFFQLFDTHHFRRLYAQNHKRLLFSGAMNDMAAKYATEIEIEAITARELPSNDTLKASSCSFLSPSTSSTLQDNKRVQQAPLCRSLSNLSESPSQILPAKQSSLSHSGRHSPDLRDVVKDSMYRDTRSLSVKTVAKVEGRVRVMKHIDSPRPLQHSNYGKASSGTARGPAKLCEAHWNAEEDKVGFLQCAPKDRPCFSCDGRESTETMQSMMKLKDLPRLSLDSRQQSLRRSASESRSNFLLGDQELQCRNRSSSIVAKLMGLEPFPNPVPSTDTEIVTPNTSSAKDSIFISTRSARKSKTNQVTMSPQILKWDFASPQMKSTNSIMRSASSSGLPQESASWRQQEASRASKKTSVRYKDMEASPQSPHLSYSVYCEIEKRTIELEFRRAGSDLSALKQTLQAMQKTRERLEGQRAPQASDAELQSVQQRKQRSPPSLTKKVTYPPKRSESSNLTPKPAEQNDKIRLASSAAPTANVSKFQEIYTQELVYNKDDTVDKQTSKGMTPRTYNATCSGRYLPSPDKKTKGRTLKAVQTTSCQQREGTSSPVLGKNYGTLSPRLQQKQQCMDKQACQTIQSSGTSKVKRQSIKQIKELGSSKRNQKAKPSNMQQTDDLTEISSYKRNLSEHAGAVSVLTEINNSLESHAETEASTNCSFQIDAKRQEDNKERGDTLRLSEDTPTNELAIATVEQLSHVSVLNAIFYVGDSPSPVKKNVVTAFRGPDVWCRDDLDHSPYRTRLDLDIESNHKILESKDELVHELKKPNSTIHEANMDQLAPLCQNHDPDHRYITMILLSSGLLKDVASTSLCQNHDPDHRYITKILLSSGLLKDVASTSLCQNHDPDHRYITKILLSSGLLKDVASMSTTIQLHSPSHLINPKLFDIVEQTEESSLLATEEHSEEIAQIKFDHKTSRKIIFDTVNEILVRKLGSDNNLMQRKCWNAMQLLKELKSEIDHFNSKRDVSMDSEDDELISILNKDMMHQSEDWTNHHNEIPLLVLDVERLIFKDLIREIISDMTTEQHKTPRQRCR